A window of Phocoena phocoena chromosome 6, mPhoPho1.1, whole genome shotgun sequence contains these coding sequences:
- the TTF1 gene encoding transcription termination factor 1: MEGESSRLETHTPVFVKKKTKHSVHKKRHGRHPHESFRDSSLANEQAHITKGKKKRKDAQHLVSSPLKKSEICDETEKAASIPKKSKKRRKGALGVDKETGVACVLVNKENIENTPKNFTKNVDVVYIDVSKERKSTKGPEADEPHLVTKSHELHDKVREKKQRKHRRKVSSCDAVQESLGASITLPGSESQEQEPQPPMGQEGEIAQLPVSADQSKSKKRKRKRPSDQEFEALPAPESAENIYSEGSQLIGEVGTAGGNQESSGLKKKSKKRKRRSSVDTAVAPGGDFSVLRTNSEDTLFDSVEGNGTLIEESVKPRPQEEKPQACSEEVQRLEPTNEEESNLESAKDPETKYLSEDSRDSDNSDVDLDSAVRQLQEFIPDIKERAATTIKRMYRDDLGRFKEFKAQGVAIKFGKFSVKENKQLEKNVQEFLSLTGIENADKLLYTDRYPEEKSLITDLKRKYSFRLHIGKGIARPWKLVYYRAKKMFDVNNYKGRYSKGDTEKLKIYQSLHGNDWKKIGEMVSRSSLSVALKFSQISSQRNHGAWSKMETQKLIKAVEEVILKKMSPQELNEMDSKLQENPEGRLSVVREKLYKGISWVEVEAKVETRNWMQCKSKWTEILTKRMTNGRDVYRGVNALQAKINLIERLYEINVEDVNEIDWEDLASAIG, encoded by the exons ATGGAAGGCGAATCAAGCAGATTGGAAACCCACACTCCAGTTTTCGTCAAGAAAAAGACTAAGCATTCTGTACATAAGAAGAGACATGGGAGGCATCCCCATGAAAGTTTCAGAGACTCCTCCCTGGCAAATGAACAGGCTCACATAACTAAgggtaaaaaaaagagaaaggatgcCCAGCatcttgtttcttctcctttgaaaaaatcagaaatttgcGATGAGACTGAAAAGGCCGCTTCTATACccaaaaagagtaaaaagagaagaaaaggtgcTTTGGGGGTCGATAAGGAAACAGGTGTCGCGTGCGTCCTggtgaataaagaaaacattgagAACACACCAAAGAATTTTACAAAGAATGTCGATGTCGTTTACATTGATGTAAGCAAGGAGCGAAAGTCAACAAAAGGGCCTGAAGCAGATGAACCGCATTTAGTTACTAAGTCACATGAACTGCATGATAAAGTTcgggagaaaaagcagagaaaacatcGGAGGAAAGTTTCATCCTGTGATGCTGTCCAGGAAAGTCTGGGTGCAAGCATCACCCTGCCCGGATCAGAATCCCAAGAGCAGGAACCCCAGCCTCCCATGGGCCAAGAAGGTGAAATTGCACAACTACCAGTGTCTGCAGATCAAAGCAAgtctaagaaaagaaagaggaagcgTCCAAGTGACCAGGAATTCGAGGCCTTGCCTGCTCCTGAGAGCGCTGAGAACATATACTCAGAGGGATCGCAACTGATTGGTGAGGTCGGGACTGCAGGGGGCAATCAGGAATCCAGTGGCCTCAAGAAAAAgtctaagaaaaggaagagaagatctTCTGTTGATACTGCCGTGGCACCTGGTGGTGATTTTTCAGTCCTCAGGACGAACTCTGAGGACACACTCTTTGATTCAGTGGAAGGTAATGGTACCTTGATTGAAGAAAGTGTGAAACCCAGGCCACAAGAGGAGAAACCCCAGGCCTGTTCGGAAGAGGTGCAGAG ATTAGAACctacaaatgaagaagaaagcaaTTTGGAGTCGGCTAAAGATCCTGAAACCAAGTATTTATCTGAAGATTCGAGAGATTCAGATAATTCAGACGTGGATTTGGATTCTGCTGTGAGGCAGCTCCAGGAGTTCATCCCTGATATCAAGGAGAGGGCTGCCACTACAATTAAGCGAATGTATCGGGATGACTTGGGACGCTTTAAAGAATTTAAAGCCCAGG GTGTCGCTATTAAATTTGGCAAGTTTTCCGTCAAGGAAAATAAGCAGTTAGAGAAAAACGTGCAAGAATTTCTGTCTCTGACAGGAATCGAGAATGCAGACAAGCTGCTGTACACAGACAGATACCCAGAGGAGAAATCTCTAATCAccgacttaaaaagaaaatactcgtTTAGATTGCACATTG GTAAGGGCATTGCCCGGCCCTGGAAACTCGTATACTACCGAGCAAAGAAGATGTTTGATGTCAACAATTACAAAGGCAG GTATAGCAAAGGAGATACCGAGAAGCTAAAGATATACCAGTCCCTCCATGGAAACGACTGGAAAAAGATTGGCGAGATGGTGTCTCGAAGTAGCCTCTCTGTGGCCCTGAAGTTCTCCCAGATCAGCAGTC AAAGAAATCATGGTGCTTGGAGCAAGATGGAGACCCAGAAACTAATCAAGGCTGTTGAAGAAGTGATTCTAAAGAAAATGTCTCCCCAGGAGCTAAACGAGATGGATTCTAAACTCCAAGAGAATCCTGAAGGCCGCCTGTCAGTTGTTCGGGAAAAACTCTACAAAGGCATATCCTGGGTAGAAGTGGAGGCTAAAGTGGAAACCAGGAATTGGATGCAGTGTAAAAGTAAGTG GACGGAAATTCTAACCAAGAGGATGACAAATGGTCGGGACGTGTACCGGGGAGTTAATGCCCTACAGGCCAAGATCAACCTCATTGAAAG gTTGTATGAAATAAATGTGGAAGATGTTAATGAAATAGACTGGGAAGATCTTGCTAGCGCCATAGGGTAA